The Thermotoga sp. SG1 genome includes a window with the following:
- a CDS encoding ABC transporter permease, giving the protein MKALIVSILKNDYFRDKGAIFWNFLFPLLLYLILVSIFGNMGSNMNLKIGVVGKSETLESVLRSLPSGIEVVEVKDVEQDLKYGKVDVCIVLPESFDFIFTRALLLSRTKLSVPVEVEVLYAPERRESVILANVVANILESLDLYIRKASEVKVEYRRKEKQDFNYSHYVFPAILLVGVMSVGLFTVPYQIALHREQGVMKRFFASHLKSYHYLISTITCGFFAMVISSSLIIVFAKILYGVSVSGSSFLIGTVISFLTFLSVSLLMVSLFKSFSALNAASQVFNQVFMFMGGFYFDVSNISWPLKAIVVGNPATYLVDYLRGCLGYKMAYTNHFLVPILWIVVSLVLFSLNWRRVMVVE; this is encoded by the coding sequence ATGAAGGCTCTGATTGTTTCCATTCTCAAGAACGACTACTTCAGAGACAAAGGCGCTATCTTCTGGAACTTTCTGTTTCCGCTGCTTCTCTATCTGATCCTTGTGTCGATTTTCGGGAACATGGGTTCGAACATGAACCTGAAAATCGGTGTTGTGGGAAAAAGTGAAACGCTGGAGAGTGTCCTCAGAAGCCTTCCCTCCGGCATAGAAGTCGTCGAAGTGAAGGATGTAGAGCAGGATCTGAAGTATGGAAAAGTAGATGTGTGCATCGTTTTGCCTGAGAGTTTTGACTTTATTTTTACAAGAGCGCTTCTTCTTTCCAGAACGAAACTTTCCGTGCCGGTTGAAGTGGAGGTTCTCTACGCTCCAGAAAGAAGGGAATCTGTGATCCTTGCAAACGTTGTGGCGAACATCTTGGAGTCACTCGATCTCTACATCAGAAAAGCAAGCGAGGTGAAGGTGGAGTACAGAAGGAAAGAAAAGCAAGATTTCAACTATTCACACTACGTGTTTCCTGCCATACTGCTTGTGGGTGTGATGTCCGTAGGTCTTTTCACCGTTCCATACCAGATCGCCCTTCATAGGGAACAGGGTGTTATGAAAAGGTTCTTCGCCTCTCATCTGAAAAGCTATCACTATCTCATTTCGACCATAACCTGCGGCTTTTTTGCGATGGTGATATCTTCTTCCCTTATAATCGTCTTTGCGAAGATACTGTACGGAGTTTCAGTTTCTGGTTCTTCCTTTCTGATCGGAACAGTGATTTCCTTTTTGACGTTTCTGAGTGTTTCTTTGCTCATGGTTTCTCTTTTTAAAAGTTTTTCTGCACTGAACGCTGCTTCCCAGGTCTTCAATCAGGTGTTCATGTTCATGGGAGGGTTCTACTTCGATGTTTCAAACATCTCCTGGCCGCTGAAGGCGATCGTTGTTGGAAATCCAGCGACCTACCTTGTGGACTATTTGAGAGGGTGTCTTGGTTACAAAATGGCTTACACAAATCACTTTCTGGTTCCTATCCTCTGGATTGTCGTGTCTCTTGTCCTCTTTTCGTTGAACTGGAGGCGGGTGATGGTAGTTGAGTGA
- a CDS encoding ABC transporter ATP-binding protein, with the protein MFKGGIRLEILKVVNLKKYYGDVKAVDGISFTVERGTVFSLLGPNGAGKTTTVEILEGLRKKDEGEIYYFGEKKESLDSETKRKIGVCLQKSAFFDNLTVLETLKLFRGLYGKGLKLSEVVDLFQMEKIERRRVKTLSGGQLQRLAVAVAFINDPEIVFLDEPTTGLDPQARRQIWSVIEHFKNQGKTIFLTTHYMEEAEKLSDHVCIMDHGKIIAEGSPSSLINSSGLKTVVEFDSDQNVDVKYLEKKDGHYVVETDTPEDLIKELLRRWNVSNIVIRKPNLEDVFLKLTGRDLRE; encoded by the coding sequence ATGTTCAAAGGAGGGATACGTTTGGAAATTCTGAAGGTTGTAAACCTCAAGAAGTACTATGGTGATGTGAAAGCGGTAGATGGAATAAGTTTCACAGTGGAACGCGGGACTGTTTTTTCCCTTCTTGGCCCCAACGGTGCTGGAAAGACCACAACTGTGGAAATCCTTGAGGGTCTCAGAAAGAAAGATGAGGGGGAGATCTACTATTTCGGGGAAAAGAAAGAGTCTCTAGACAGTGAAACCAAAAGAAAAATCGGTGTGTGTCTTCAGAAAAGTGCTTTTTTCGACAACCTTACCGTTCTGGAAACGCTGAAACTCTTCCGTGGCCTTTACGGAAAAGGGCTGAAACTGTCAGAGGTGGTGGATCTATTTCAAATGGAAAAGATCGAAAGAAGAAGAGTTAAGACACTCTCTGGAGGTCAACTTCAGAGACTGGCTGTTGCCGTTGCCTTCATCAACGATCCTGAGATCGTGTTCCTAGATGAGCCAACAACAGGGCTTGATCCACAGGCAAGAAGACAGATCTGGAGCGTCATAGAACACTTCAAAAATCAGGGAAAAACGATCTTTCTCACAACTCACTACATGGAAGAAGCAGAAAAACTCTCCGATCACGTTTGCATAATGGACCACGGAAAGATCATAGCAGAAGGATCGCCGTCTTCCCTCATAAACTCTTCCGGGTTGAAAACCGTAGTTGAATTCGACAGTGATCAGAACGTGGATGTGAAATATCTGGAGAAAAAAGACGGTCATTACGTTGTTGAGACAGACACTCCCGAAGACCTCATAAAAGAACTTTTGAGAAGATGGAATGTCTCGAACATAGTGATAAGAAAACCCAACCTCGAAGACGTCTTTCTGAAACTCACAGGCAGGGATTTGAGAGAATGA
- a CDS encoding sulfite exporter TauE/SafE family protein, translating into MLFLAFLGGILAGFLNVMAGGGSMITLPILTALGLGIDVANGTNRIAIILQNLVAIERFRSKNVLKAKEALLVSIPTIAGALIGSSIAAQIEKEVLQRIVGVIFLVMAFSLVWKPKIWVEDREVKRNWILIYIVFFLIGIYGGFIQAGVGFLLMPAIALLLGYELVKTNAVKVFIVASYNLVSLVIFFLNGKVNVPYGLVLALGNMTGAWIAASFSVKKGAKWVRWIVFAAVIVVGIRYVF; encoded by the coding sequence GTGCTATTTCTGGCTTTTCTTGGAGGAATCCTCGCTGGGTTTTTGAACGTGATGGCAGGTGGTGGTTCCATGATAACACTTCCTATCCTCACAGCACTCGGCCTGGGAATAGACGTGGCAAACGGCACGAACAGAATAGCAATCATTCTCCAAAACCTCGTTGCCATCGAAAGATTCAGATCGAAAAATGTCCTGAAAGCAAAAGAGGCACTTCTGGTTTCCATACCAACCATCGCAGGAGCACTGATCGGAAGTTCCATAGCGGCTCAGATAGAAAAGGAAGTCCTTCAGAGAATTGTGGGTGTTATCTTTCTTGTCATGGCGTTTTCGCTGGTGTGGAAACCAAAAATCTGGGTGGAAGACAGGGAGGTTAAAAGAAACTGGATTCTCATATACATCGTCTTCTTTTTGATAGGAATATACGGTGGATTCATACAGGCGGGAGTGGGTTTTCTTCTCATGCCGGCGATTGCGCTACTTCTTGGATATGAACTGGTCAAAACGAACGCTGTGAAGGTGTTCATCGTGGCCTCTTACAACTTGGTGTCGCTGGTAATATTCTTTTTGAACGGGAAGGTGAACGTTCCATACGGTCTGGTCCTTGCCCTTGGAAACATGACGGGAGCCTGGATTGCAGCCAGTTTTTCTGTTAAAAAGGGAGCAAAGTGGGTGAGATGGATCGTCTTTGCAGCAGTGATCGTCGTTGGAATAAGATACGTTTTTTAA
- a CDS encoding phosphate propanoyltransferase has protein sequence MITDGIMHKVREVHQLLKKEPGIIVGVSNRHVHLSREDLETLFGKGYELTPVKELRQPGQYAAKETVTIVGPKGAIENVRVLGPVRKETQVEISRTDAFRLGVRPPVRDSGDLEGTPGIVIIGPNGILVKEKGVIIAKRHIHMHPKDAEHYGVKDKDIVKVIVENGDRRLIFDDVLIRVREDFALEFHVDTDEANAAMLNTGDFVYIVEF, from the coding sequence ATGATAACGGATGGAATAATGCATAAGGTTAGGGAGGTGCATCAATTGCTCAAGAAAGAACCAGGGATAATCGTTGGAGTGAGCAACAGACACGTCCATCTTTCCAGAGAGGACCTAGAAACACTCTTTGGAAAAGGTTACGAGCTAACACCGGTGAAAGAACTCAGACAGCCCGGTCAGTACGCTGCGAAGGAAACCGTCACCATAGTTGGTCCAAAAGGTGCTATTGAGAACGTTCGTGTGCTTGGTCCCGTTAGAAAAGAAACTCAGGTGGAGATCTCCAGAACGGATGCCTTCAGGCTCGGTGTGAGACCTCCCGTTAGAGACTCTGGGGATCTTGAAGGAACCCCGGGAATCGTCATCATAGGCCCAAACGGAATCCTGGTGAAGGAAAAAGGAGTCATCATAGCAAAAAGACACATACACATGCACCCAAAGGACGCAGAACACTACGGTGTGAAAGACAAGGACATAGTAAAGGTGATCGTTGAAAACGGAGACAGAAGGTTGATATTCGACGATGTTCTCATAAGGGTGAGAGAAGATTTTGCTCTGGAATTCCATGTGGACACGGACGAGGCAAACGCCGCCATGCTCAACACAGGAGATTTTGTCTACATTGTGGAGTTCTAG
- a CDS encoding Hsp20/alpha crystallin family protein, which translates to MLLGRREDIFRPFRELQREIDRLFEDFFKTEIRPSREVFAPDMDVYETDDEVVVEVEVPGLDRKDIKITVEENILKISGEKKIEREQKGRNYYFVERSAGKFERAIRLPDYVDVEKIKAEYKNGVLTVRIPKKEERKKKVIEVEVQE; encoded by the coding sequence ATGCTCCTTGGAAGAAGGGAAGACATCTTCAGGCCGTTCAGGGAACTCCAGAGGGAGATAGATAGACTCTTCGAGGACTTCTTCAAAACTGAGATCAGACCATCCAGGGAGGTCTTTGCACCGGACATGGATGTGTACGAAACAGACGACGAAGTAGTGGTGGAAGTGGAAGTGCCAGGTCTTGACAGAAAAGACATCAAAATAACAGTTGAGGAAAACATTTTGAAGATCTCTGGAGAGAAGAAGATCGAAAGAGAACAAAAAGGCAGGAACTACTACTTCGTCGAAAGAAGCGCAGGTAAGTTCGAAAGGGCCATAAGGCTTCCAGATTACGTAGACGTGGAAAAAATCAAGGCAGAGTACAAGAACGGAGTCCTCACAGTCAGAATACCGAAGAAAGAAGAGAGGAAAAAGAAAGTGATCGAGGTGGAGGTTCAGGAGTAA
- the dnaK gene encoding molecular chaperone DnaK, giving the protein MAEKKEFVVGIDLGTTNSVIAWMKPDGTVEVIPNAEGSRITPSIVAFTKSGEILVGEPAKRQMILNPERTIKSIKRKMGTDYKVKIDDKEYTPQEISALILKKLKNDAEAYLGGEIKKAVITCPAYFNDAQRQATKEAGIIAGLEVLRIINEPTAAALAYGLDKSGKEQKVLVYDLGGGTFDVSILEIGDGVIEVIATAGNNHLGGDDFDQRLIDWMAEEFKKQHGIDLREDRQALQRLRDAAEKAKIELSTKMETDVSLPFIAVSPSGQPLHLEMRITRSLFESLTKDLVEMTRGPIEQALNDAKLSPKDIDEIILVGGMTRVPMVQRFIKEFFGKEPNKSVNPDEAVAIGAAIQAAILAGTEGAKGRDIVLVDVTPLTLGIEVKGGLFEPIIPRNTKIPVRKSKIFTTVEDGQTEVEIRVYQGERPIARENIFLGSFKLVGIPPAPRGVPQIEVTFDIDSDGIVHVSAKDLGSGKEQSMVVTGRHKLSEEDIKRMIEDAKRYEEQDRRLKEEIELKNRADDLAYSVEKTLREHGDKIPVDLKSRLEDMIRELRDAINRNDIPRVKMLFDDLQKESMKIGEYLYKSATGGEATNQ; this is encoded by the coding sequence ATGGCGGAAAAGAAAGAATTCGTTGTTGGTATAGACCTTGGAACGACGAACTCCGTGATTGCCTGGATGAAACCAGATGGTACAGTTGAAGTGATACCAAACGCAGAGGGAAGCAGGATAACACCATCCATCGTTGCCTTCACAAAGAGTGGAGAAATTCTTGTGGGAGAACCCGCAAAAAGACAGATGATTCTCAATCCCGAAAGAACAATAAAGTCTATAAAGAGAAAAATGGGTACCGACTACAAGGTCAAAATAGATGACAAAGAGTACACACCGCAGGAGATCAGCGCACTTATCCTGAAGAAACTCAAGAACGATGCTGAAGCGTACCTCGGTGGCGAAATAAAGAAGGCTGTCATCACCTGTCCTGCCTACTTCAACGATGCTCAGAGGCAGGCCACAAAAGAGGCAGGAATCATAGCCGGGCTTGAAGTGTTGAGGATCATCAACGAACCCACCGCAGCCGCTCTCGCGTACGGTCTGGACAAATCGGGAAAGGAGCAAAAAGTTCTAGTCTACGACCTCGGTGGTGGTACGTTCGATGTATCAATCCTGGAAATCGGAGATGGTGTCATTGAAGTTATCGCAACCGCGGGTAACAACCACCTCGGAGGAGATGATTTCGATCAAAGGCTCATAGACTGGATGGCTGAGGAATTCAAGAAACAGCATGGAATAGATCTCAGAGAGGACAGGCAGGCCCTGCAGAGATTGAGGGACGCTGCAGAGAAAGCCAAGATAGAACTCTCGACGAAGATGGAGACAGACGTGAGTCTTCCGTTCATAGCGGTTTCTCCAAGTGGACAGCCACTTCACCTCGAAATGAGGATCACCAGAAGTCTCTTTGAGTCGCTGACGAAGGACCTCGTCGAGATGACAAGGGGTCCGATAGAACAGGCACTCAACGACGCAAAACTCTCACCAAAGGACATAGACGAGATCATACTCGTTGGTGGAATGACCAGGGTTCCGATGGTCCAGAGGTTTATAAAAGAGTTCTTCGGAAAAGAGCCGAACAAGAGTGTCAATCCGGATGAAGCGGTTGCCATCGGTGCAGCAATTCAGGCAGCCATCCTTGCAGGAACAGAGGGTGCCAAGGGAAGAGATATCGTCCTCGTGGATGTCACACCGCTCACGCTTGGAATAGAGGTTAAAGGAGGTCTGTTTGAACCGATCATACCGAGAAACACAAAGATCCCTGTGAGAAAGAGCAAGATCTTCACCACTGTTGAAGACGGACAGACCGAGGTTGAGATCAGAGTCTATCAGGGTGAAAGGCCGATCGCAAGAGAAAACATCTTCCTTGGAAGCTTCAAGCTTGTTGGTATACCACCGGCACCAAGAGGTGTTCCTCAGATAGAAGTCACGTTCGACATAGACAGCGATGGAATAGTCCATGTTTCAGCAAAAGACCTCGGTTCTGGAAAAGAGCAATCCATGGTGGTAACGGGAAGACACAAACTTTCTGAAGAAGACATAAAGAGAATGATAGAGGACGCGAAAAGATACGAAGAACAGGACAGGCGACTCAAAGAGGAGATCGAACTCAAAAACAGAGCAGACGACCTCGCGTACAGTGTGGAAAAGACCCTCAGAGAACATGGAGACAAAATACCGGTAGATCTCAAGTCCAGGCTTGAAGATATGATCAGAGAACTCAGAGACGCCATCAACAGAAACGACATACCAAGGGTGAAGATGCTCTTCGATGATCTCCAGAAAGAAAGCATGAAGATAGGAGAATACCTCTACAAGTCTGCAACAGGAGGAGAGGCAACAAACCAGTGA
- a CDS encoding efflux RND transporter permease subunit produces MKLAEISSKRPVTILMLLTAIVFLGFISFQHLKLDLLPQIEYPYAVVLTTYMGAGAEEVEELVTFPLEEYISSTPGVRRFTSMSMDSVSFILVEFEWNVKTTDAVGRLSRYVELASRELPEEAKPVVVEFDPSLLPVYAFSTEEDYEEVVSKIRRLPDVASVEVMGEPKKIVEIVLNHEKIKKFDADPSLIETILSGNLVYPFGYVKDSEGNIYPVSVDGRFENLEDLKNTIVGFRGVKYQSLLRGEIPKLLIPVRLKNIAEVKIAEESAQGEVRVNGKKASLIAIYKRSGANTVKTVREIKKILSDSKIGYIEAMNQAYYTERAIDNLLKNLFYGFIAAFAVVLIFLKDFISTLVTSFSIPLSLTVTFVFLYAFGLNLDTLTLGGLIMALGMLVDNSIVVFENIYRHRSLGRSIPDAAREGTGEVWLAILASTLTTVSVFLPIVFFTGFVVRLFKYFALAFVLALSSSLFVSTVIVPAGTRWIRPRKGKLTEKLQESYRKALEWCMNREGLVLAVAFTLVIVSAVFLLSKPMGFLPSFQTNLLVIDVKLPPQASYERTSEVVQKIEEYLNEHRSTYNISSFYSEVGITSEYSQIMGRGQNEARIMVNLGGSRKEFAKNRERLKEAITSLKIPGTKIEVLEQSQQLYEVLGYPITVEVRGEDLSLIQEKAEEIFERLKNLPEVKKIQIRNSYEKSVLHVRIDRNKSLMNGVVAGQVFLDLQTYMLGKNIGTLKTSQGTLPIVLKKAESLSLEDLPRTPLEGLKGEVPLGAIATVTQKDVPSMIDHSDGERVIYVDLVSIDGAIGDVSRKVEEVLSEINLSGVKVDISGQKEFMDEAFSELKSVVYMAVALVYMILAAQFESFVLPFVIFFTVPFAIVGVAFAVLVNGYSLDVPVLVGLLTLSGTVVNNAIVMLTRIEQIRREKDLLESVFEGAQSRLRPILMTTFTTIVALLPTALSQGEGAEIESPISWVVVFGLLISMLFTLFVIPVIYTLVRKKIRV; encoded by the coding sequence ATGAAACTAGCAGAGATATCATCGAAAAGACCAGTAACAATATTGATGCTGTTGACCGCTATAGTGTTCCTCGGATTCATATCTTTCCAGCACCTCAAATTAGATCTTCTTCCACAGATCGAATATCCCTATGCGGTTGTTCTGACTACTTACATGGGTGCAGGTGCGGAAGAGGTAGAAGAACTCGTGACTTTTCCTCTTGAAGAGTACATCTCGTCCACACCGGGTGTTAGAAGGTTTACCTCTATGTCCATGGATTCTGTTTCCTTCATCCTTGTAGAGTTTGAGTGGAATGTGAAAACAACCGATGCTGTGGGAAGGTTGTCCAGGTATGTGGAACTTGCTTCTCGAGAACTCCCGGAAGAAGCCAAGCCAGTCGTTGTGGAATTCGATCCGTCTCTGCTTCCGGTGTATGCTTTCTCAACTGAAGAAGATTACGAAGAGGTTGTCTCAAAGATCAGAAGACTTCCGGATGTTGCCAGCGTTGAAGTGATGGGCGAACCGAAGAAAATCGTCGAAATCGTTCTGAATCACGAGAAGATAAAGAAGTTCGACGCTGATCCTTCACTGATAGAAACCATTCTCTCAGGAAATCTGGTTTATCCGTTTGGATACGTGAAGGATTCTGAGGGAAACATCTATCCTGTTTCTGTCGATGGGCGTTTCGAGAACCTCGAGGATCTGAAAAACACCATCGTGGGTTTCAGAGGAGTGAAATACCAGTCCCTGCTTCGAGGTGAAATACCAAAACTTTTGATTCCAGTTCGCCTGAAAAACATAGCAGAGGTGAAGATAGCAGAAGAGAGCGCTCAGGGAGAAGTCAGGGTCAACGGGAAAAAGGCATCTCTCATCGCCATCTACAAAAGAAGCGGTGCGAACACCGTCAAGACCGTTCGTGAGATAAAGAAAATACTGAGTGATTCCAAAATAGGTTACATAGAGGCCATGAACCAGGCTTACTACACGGAAAGAGCCATCGACAACCTTCTCAAGAATCTGTTCTATGGATTCATAGCAGCATTCGCTGTGGTCCTGATCTTCCTGAAGGATTTCATCTCCACACTCGTCACGTCCTTTTCTATACCGCTTTCTCTCACCGTCACCTTCGTCTTTCTGTACGCGTTCGGGTTAAACCTTGACACACTGACCCTCGGTGGTCTCATCATGGCACTGGGAATGCTGGTGGACAACTCCATCGTTGTCTTTGAGAATATATACCGCCATCGTTCTCTGGGAAGGTCCATTCCAGATGCCGCAAGAGAAGGAACGGGAGAAGTCTGGCTGGCAATTCTTGCTTCCACACTCACCACCGTTTCTGTGTTTTTACCCATAGTGTTCTTCACCGGCTTTGTGGTGAGGCTGTTCAAATACTTTGCTCTCGCTTTTGTTCTTGCCCTTTCTTCTTCTCTTTTCGTTTCAACCGTCATCGTTCCAGCCGGTACAAGATGGATAAGACCAAGGAAAGGAAAACTCACCGAAAAGCTTCAGGAGTCCTATCGAAAAGCTTTGGAATGGTGTATGAATAGAGAGGGCCTGGTTCTTGCAGTGGCTTTCACCCTCGTTATCGTGTCGGCTGTGTTTCTACTTTCAAAACCCATGGGATTTCTTCCTTCCTTCCAGACAAACCTTCTGGTTATAGACGTGAAACTGCCACCTCAAGCTTCCTACGAAAGAACATCCGAAGTGGTTCAGAAAATAGAAGAATATCTTAACGAACATAGATCCACCTACAACATTTCTTCTTTCTACTCAGAAGTGGGAATAACCAGTGAGTACTCACAAATAATGGGGCGAGGACAGAACGAAGCAAGAATAATGGTGAACCTCGGAGGAAGCAGAAAAGAGTTTGCAAAAAACAGAGAAAGGTTGAAAGAAGCCATCACATCTCTGAAGATCCCCGGTACAAAGATAGAGGTTCTGGAACAGTCACAGCAGTTGTACGAGGTTCTGGGCTATCCGATAACGGTTGAGGTAAGAGGAGAAGACCTCTCTCTCATTCAGGAAAAAGCCGAGGAGATATTCGAACGCTTGAAGAACCTTCCCGAGGTTAAAAAAATCCAGATCCGGAACTCTTATGAAAAGAGCGTTTTACACGTGAGGATAGACAGGAACAAATCCCTCATGAACGGTGTGGTGGCAGGCCAGGTTTTCCTGGACCTGCAAACCTACATGCTTGGGAAAAACATTGGAACTTTGAAAACGAGTCAAGGAACATTGCCGATCGTTCTTAAAAAAGCAGAGTCGTTATCCTTGGAGGATCTTCCCAGAACACCCCTTGAGGGATTGAAGGGAGAAGTTCCGCTCGGAGCCATTGCGACCGTCACTCAAAAGGATGTTCCTTCGATGATTGACCATTCTGATGGCGAGCGTGTTATTTACGTGGATCTAGTGAGTATAGATGGTGCGATAGGTGATGTTTCAAGGAAGGTAGAAGAAGTTCTGAGTGAAATAAACCTCTCAGGCGTTAAAGTGGATATTTCAGGACAGAAAGAATTCATGGATGAAGCCTTTTCAGAGCTCAAATCTGTGGTCTATATGGCAGTAGCCCTTGTCTACATGATCCTTGCAGCTCAGTTCGAATCCTTTGTGCTGCCTTTTGTCATATTTTTCACCGTTCCTTTCGCGATCGTTGGAGTTGCTTTTGCCGTACTCGTGAACGGATATTCTCTCGACGTTCCTGTTCTTGTAGGGCTTTTGACCCTCTCTGGAACGGTTGTGAACAACGCCATCGTGATGTTAACGAGAATAGAACAGATAAGAAGGGAAAAAGACCTGTTGGAATCCGTTTTTGAGGGTGCTCAGAGCAGATTGAGACCCATTCTTATGACCACCTTCACCACCATCGTGGCCTTGCTTCCCACCGCGTTGAGTCAGGGAGAGGGTGCAGAGATAGAATCACCCATTTCGTGGGTTGTGGTCTTTGGTTTGTTAATATCCATGCTGTTCACACTCTTTGTAATACCCGTGATCTACACCCTTGTGAGAAAGAAAATCAGAGTATAG
- the argR gene encoding arginine repressor: MKVSKKRRQELIKKIIHEKRISNQFQIVEELKKYGIKAVQPTIARDLKEIGAVKIMDESGNYVYRLLDETPVIDPWKELKRNFKSFVESIDRAGNLIVIKTIPGTASGIARVIDRLDIDEIVGTLAGDDTIFVAVRDPESCEKIVEKLSSIL, encoded by the coding sequence TTGAAGGTGTCGAAAAAAAGAAGACAGGAACTCATAAAGAAGATCATACACGAAAAAAGAATAAGCAACCAGTTTCAAATCGTCGAGGAACTGAAAAAATACGGTATAAAGGCCGTTCAACCCACCATCGCTCGGGATCTGAAAGAAATCGGAGCGGTGAAGATAATGGATGAAAGCGGTAATTACGTTTACAGACTCTTGGATGAAACACCGGTGATCGATCCCTGGAAAGAGTTGAAGAGAAACTTCAAGTCCTTTGTTGAAAGCATAGACAGGGCTGGGAACCTCATAGTCATAAAAACGATACCGGGAACCGCCAGTGGAATCGCCCGTGTCATAGACAGACTCGACATAGACGAAATCGTTGGAACGCTGGCAGGAGACGACACCATATTCGTTGCCGTACGAGATCCGGAAAGTTGTGAGAAAATCGTGGAAAAACTCTCGTCTATACTCTGA
- a CDS encoding KaiC domain-containing protein — protein sequence MIKRVKTGIPGMDEILHGGIPERNIVLISGGPGTGKTIFSQQFIWNGLQMGEPGIYVALEEHPVQVKKNMEVFGWKVDDFEKEGKFAIVDAFTGGIGEYAEKEKYVLKDIDDVRELAEVLKRAIRETQAKRVVIDSVTTLYITKPAMARSIIFQLKRILSGLGCTSLFVSQVSVTEKGFGGPGVEHGVDGIIRLDLDEIDGELKRSLIVWKMRGTSHSMRRHPFEITDRGIVIHPSEGGEEK from the coding sequence ATGATCAAGAGGGTCAAAACGGGTATACCGGGGATGGATGAGATCCTTCATGGGGGAATTCCAGAAAGAAATATAGTTCTCATTTCCGGAGGGCCAGGTACCGGCAAGACGATCTTTTCACAGCAGTTCATATGGAACGGACTTCAGATGGGAGAGCCTGGAATATACGTGGCTCTCGAAGAACATCCGGTGCAGGTGAAAAAGAACATGGAAGTCTTCGGCTGGAAGGTTGATGATTTTGAAAAGGAAGGAAAGTTCGCCATAGTGGATGCGTTCACAGGAGGGATAGGTGAGTACGCAGAGAAAGAAAAGTACGTGTTGAAAGACATAGACGATGTCAGGGAACTCGCTGAAGTTTTGAAAAGAGCGATAAGAGAAACCCAGGCCAAAAGGGTGGTGATCGATTCTGTCACGACCCTTTACATAACAAAGCCGGCGATGGCAAGGAGCATCATATTCCAGCTCAAAAGAATCCTTTCAGGACTTGGCTGCACCTCACTCTTTGTGAGTCAGGTGTCAGTAACGGAGAAGGGCTTTGGTGGACCCGGTGTCGAACATGGTGTGGATGGAATCATCAGGCTCGATCTGGACGAAATAGACGGTGAACTCAAAAGAAGCCTGATAGTCTGGAAGATGAGAGGAACGTCACATTCCATGAGAAGGCACCCGTTCGAAATAACCGACAGAGGTATCGTCATACATCCCTCGGAGGGGGGTGAAGAGAAATGA
- a CDS encoding transcriptional regulator — protein MKLNFNPLTKEEIHQLETALLVGTLFRKEVLEEIRNSSERLTWVDSLAVAAGALARAKAGMTVSEIAEELGRTETTIREHVKGETKAGKLVNETYELLKEGKLSAEGLIGEGISATTTSDEKLQEIKKELEEVKQKLENVIQKL, from the coding sequence ATGAAGCTCAACTTCAACCCGTTGACGAAAGAGGAAATTCATCAGCTCGAAACGGCTCTGCTTGTCGGAACTCTTTTCAGAAAGGAAGTGCTTGAGGAGATCAGGAACTCCTCTGAAAGGCTCACCTGGGTGGATAGCCTGGCGGTTGCGGCAGGAGCACTTGCAAGGGCAAAAGCAGGAATGACTGTTTCTGAAATCGCAGAAGAGCTCGGAAGAACCGAAACAACGATCAGAGAGCACGTGAAAGGAGAAACCAAAGCTGGAAAGTTGGTGAACGAAACCTACGAACTTCTGAAAGAAGGAAAACTGAGCGCGGAAGGATTGATAGGTGAAGGTATTTCGGCAACGACCACAAGCGACGAAAAACTCCAGGAGATCAAAAAAGAACTCGAAGAGGTGAAACAAAAATTGGAAAACGTCATTCAGAAACTTTAA